In Macaca mulatta isolate MMU2019108-1 chromosome 16, T2T-MMU8v2.0, whole genome shotgun sequence, the sequence ACACAGTTTAAGTAATTAAGCAGGCATACTTCTTTCCGTCTCACCCACTTGATTCTAAATTACAAGGTCTACCATGTCAAATTTTAGATCATCAGAACAACACTTTGGGATTAAATACCAACTGACTTCATTTTTACTCCATAACCCTTCTCATTGctactttgcatttttcttcacTAACCCATCTGTTCGTTAGTAAGTTTTTCAGTTccttcttcatcttttctttctcttgtagcTGTGAGCACTCCAGTAGATTGCATCACTAGGTTGGGTCCTGTGAgctgttttgttcttttccaaGTGTCTGATTCAGTGGGCCATAGACCGCTTGCCAGAAAATCACCATTGCTTCTAGGCTGACGCTTGCCTGCTTGTTTTGATCGTCTGAGAGATGAGACTTTGTTTGCCAAAACCACAGTTGATAGAAATAGAAAGGTACAGATAAGAAAAAGCACTGCAATTATAATTAAGCAAATTAGCATAgccatgttgttgttgttttccgcACAGACATCCTTTTTGAAAATTTCACCATGACTTTTACTTGTGCTTTCAATGCTCTGTACTGTTGAAGGACTGTTGCTGACGACAGAAGGTATATAAAGCTCCTGTTCAGATTTAGAAGTTAAAGATACGATGTGAGATGTTTCAGGCATGTTTGTAGAATTACCTTTATAATCTGCTTCAGGAGTTATAGGGTTTgtgttaatgttttcattttggcTTCTGCCTGTCTTATTTTGAATAACTGAATCCCAGGAAGTAGTACTGTTAGCCCACAGATGGGTATAGTTTGCTTTTGTTCcaggagacaaagaaaaaactgTTGTCATCAGAAAGGCAAGATGTAGGTAATGTCCTGTGTGTTCCATGTCCATGGGCATACTGGTAATCTGTTGGGATAGCAATATAATTTGTTAGTTTGTGAAAGAATAATGGATCCTAGTTTTGGTAACTGTAGTTAAAAGATAGTGTTGAGATGTTATGGGTAAACTACAAGCTTATGCCTAATATTCACTACCCTGAATTCATTCTCAACTGAATTTCTTTCCTATTCAGCTATGTGTGAAGAAGCATTTTACTTTCTATTACACTTTTAGATGCTAGAAGTTAgcattacaaataaatattaatcattttaagtGGAATATCATGACTTTATATGGTTTTCTCCCTTTGAAGCATGTTAGACTTCTGCTTTGAGTCAGTCAGTTCTGCTTTTACTTCTCTgattccttctttaaaaaaaaaaaattaagaatcatTCTTGCAGAAACTACCCACCCTCTAACCTGTCACCAATCTTTACAGAAGAAATGTGACCTTGACCTTCTTGCTTCatgtatgaaataaaaatgcaaattttttttggtggaaaGAGGGGAAGTTTGGTAGCAACCAAAAGAAACTGAACTTCTAATAGGAATTCAAGgtgttctttttccttcttggGTGTTCATCTTGAAGCTTAGAATAAAGCTGGtacttagaaatatatttgtaagtATATTTGTGAACACAGTTTTACTGTGGTGGTtgtctcttttcatttctgtttcccCGGACTGACTATATCTTTCTGAAGGCAAAGGCATATTGGTTTTCTCAAcctaaaaatctgaaaaaaagcaGAAGATTTCCTCTGAATAGACTTAAAAGTTCAATAGAAGTTGTTGGGTTTTCTTTTAAAGCATCGTTTATACTTAGCATTTTTTCTGATTTGACATaattgtaaaaaaacaaaaaaaaaagaaaagaaaatatgtaataaaatagaaatagagcATCAGGATCTTGATTTGGGATGAAGTGGCAGATTCTAAGCATCTCAACATATAATTGAAAAAGTTGAATTTCCACTTTGGCCCTGAGCTTGTTGGAAACCAGAACAAAAAGGAGACAagttatattataaatttttattatctaCCATATAATTGATTTAAATAGAAATGGCATATCTTAGAATTTAACAGTTTCATGTACCGCTAACCCAGCAGGAAAGATTTATAATCATTATTGAGGTATCTTATAATAATATACCTGTTTGTCTTGAGCTACTTTTGAAAGGAGTATTTTACTGTTAGCATTTATTTGAATGAACTAAAAGCAAAACTGTATTGTTCTCCTGAGATTTACTAAATGAAATTGCCTGGTTAAGAACCCTATGTGTGCTATAGAAATTCTTCTCAAATGTACATAGgagtcctttttttaaaaaaaagaaaaaagcagattcTTACCTAGCTAGTATAGGTAGGGCCTGAAAGTCTTTGTTTCCAAACCAACTCCTAAGCAACATGGATGCTACTGCTAGTCGGGCTTTTGAACATCAAGGTTTTATAAGAAATGGTTGTTATATGTCATTGGCTAACATTTGTatactattaaaataaagaaattgaaaataagaaatgtgaTATGTTGAGTTATACAAACAAAACTAGCATGTAATAAACAATGCTAACTGGAGACTATATTTTGTATTAATAGTAGGAAGGAAAAACTCTATTATTAAATATTCTAGGATTAAGATTACTTTTTAGATTATGACCTTTAGTAGACAGTTAAAGGCACAAGTCACTGGCTTTTATATAATAGtgttcatctttaatttttaagtttagtGACATAAATCTTTGGATGTTTCATGATTATTTCAcaaaaagaaatacttgaaatTGGATTAGCAagtaatttccttctttttatactAGACTGGACTTCTGTATTAGATGCTATAATGATTTAAAGTGGATTATTCTTGTCACATTAGTTCATTAACAGTGTAGTATACATCATAGTATTGGTACACATTTTAACAGTGCTTACCACGGGACAGATAATAGGCCTGCTGTTGATTGTCTTCAGCCAGATGTACTGCAATGCCCAAATAAACAAACTGTATGACAAAATGAGACTTTCTCTTGCCCTTACAAATGCCTGAGAATTGAGGACTGTTTTTACACCAGTTTATGCCTTGGAGGCCAGGTTGTGTTATCAAAAGTTTTCTTATCTCTGATCATTTTTGGTAgaatttattttcagtagaatTTGTAATGTCCAAGCAttagtgaaatttattttttaacttttgaaaaataacaaaacatgtGCGGTTTACTTGTGAAATCCAAACTTAAATCTTTCCTAGTCCTAATTTAAAACTCCATGGCGATGgtaaattttttcatttctaacttAAAAGTTATGTAAtaggacagaaaaaaaagtatacattttcaGTCACTTACGATTCTAGTTTGTTAGTGAGATTCTTATACATTTTGATAGCATTTCCTCAAACACTAATCTGTCAAAAGTTAGAAGTGAAAAGGCATAAGaaaagccatatatatatatatatgacctaCCTTACAAAATGCTTGGTCAAAATCTGATTATAACGTGATTTTGATAAACCActtcttttcttgtcttcttaTTTAAAGCAGAATAGACTTGGAGAATATGAGCCTTAAAGTAAATCTGCAGTAAAAAAAAGGATATGTGCAGCTAGttttccacttttaaaaccaAACCACAGATGACACATTTCCTTTCCACTGCAACTAAAGCACATGtcacgggggggggggggaacgAAAAAACTCCAACTCGTCTAGTTGGCCACTGGCATGACAGGAGGCTTTGTAGAACAAATCCCCGCCTCCAGAACAGGGAGGGTTTTCCACTTAATGCCGTTTGACAGTATGCTCATTCTATAGGCCTGCTACATGCTTTAGTGTCATTCAAAAGAGGTTTTGAAATGGTATCTtccatttcaaatcttctctaaAAGACGTATTTGAAATCTACAGACTGATTTGAAAATGTGAGTTTGGAGTCCATGGGATGCTGGTCAGATAATATACAATTGTGGAACTGCAAcaattatttgagaaaatatctAGTAAGCTTAGATTATATGGGACAGAAAATGCTTTTGTGTGGTGtagtgtgtatacacacacacacacacacacacacacacacacacacacaactgtcaAACATCCTGTCATCACCTCAAGTTTAACATGTCTGAAACAGACTAAGAATTGGGTatgggctggacacggtggctcatgcctgtaatcccagcattttgggagggtgaggcaggcagatcacttgaggccaggagttcaagaccagcctggctgacatagagaaaacctgtctctactaaaaatacaaaaattagctgggccggGTGGCGTGccgggtcccagctacttgggaggctgagacgggagaattgcttgaacccgggaggtggaggctgcagagatcATGAGATCTCGgctgcatgagctgagatcatgccattgcactccaacctgggtgacagagtaagactctgtctcagaaaaacaaaacaaaacaaaacaaaactgggtaTGGCAGCACctatctgcaatcccagcaactagggaggctgaggtaggaggatcactggagcctaggagttcaaatccagcctgggtaacatagcaagactccatctcttaaaaattaattaagttaataaaataaaaagaactttattttttctttaaaagagacTGCCTGTCACAGTCTTCTTGTTTCTGTTCATGATAGCAACATTCTAATATCAGAGGCTTAGTATACAACACACCATTTTAATTCAAGTCTTCTCAGTCCTGATCAGACTTTGAATCATGTTGGTCCTTCCTTCATATTCTTGGATCAGTTTCTTTTTCCCTGTCTTTACTGTCTACAGTAGTATTTTAGATCCTTATCAGGTCATACCTAGACTCTACAGTACCTTTTCGGTAGCCCTGACTCCTTCATATATCTTGTATACATCACTTTCTTTGGTCATATCACCCCTTTCTTTAAGGGAAAATAAAACCGGTTGAACATTCCCTAATACTTACAGTAATGATTCAGAAATGTTTGTGTACTTAAACATCAGATGAGAGGGttgtttaaaaacaataaaagcaggacatggtggctcacacctgtaatctcagcactttgggaggctgaggtgagaggattacttgagccacagaagttcgagaccagcctgggcagcatggcaaaatcctgtctctacaggaaaaaaaaaaaaaaaccactagctggtcatggtggtacttatctgtagtcccagctactcaggaggctgaggtgggaggatcacctgagcctggggaggtcaaggctacagtgagccgtgagcCGTGAGCCGTGAccatgccattgcagtccagcctgagttaagaaaaaaagaaaaaaaaaaaaaccatgataaAAATTTCCAGGCCCCACTACATAGATTCATATTTAGTTGGTCCAGGTTGGGACCAGAAAACTGCATTTTTATCAAGCaccacaggtgattctgatgccagTAGTCCACAGAACATATGCTGAGAAATGATGAGCccctaggagaaaacctaagCCCTTTGGTTGAGCAGTTATGGTCTCTTCACAATTTGACTATTCTGTATTTTCCCAGCTTTATCTCTCAAAACTTCCCTACCTGAATCCTCCATTCTGGCTAGACTAGCTGTCTCTTCAACACATCTAGTTAccggtttcttttcctttttgtctttctcCATAAGGCGTGCCCAATCCTCTTGCTGAGTTCTGCATTCCTCCTTACCCGATTCAGCCACTGTATCTTCTATGTAGCTGTCACTGACTGCCCAGTTTGtgttgatctctctctctctcttttgtcttAATAACAGTATTTTCTCTGCAGTTCTTTGACAAGTGATTACATTCTACCTCATATCGTTTATCTTGAAATATTTGacttgttttaaaatcatttgacttgtcatatttttatcttattttctccCAACAAGATTAAAAACTCTGAGGTGCAGTTTTTTATTGATACATGGTAATTTGTACATATTAATGGGGTATgtgtgatttgttttgttttgttttgtttttgctttgtttttgttggagtctcgctctatcgcccaagctggagtacagtggcgcaatctcagctcactgcaaactctgctccccgggttcaagcaattctcctgcctcagcctcccaagtagctgggactacaggcacgtgccaccacgcccagctaatttttgtatttttagtagagacggggtttcgccatgttggccaggctagtcttgacctcctgacctcaggtgatccgcctgtctggcctcccaaagtgctgggattacgggcgtgagccaccatgccctgcctgtatgtgtgatattttgatacatgcatatagtgtgtaatgattaaatcagggtgATTAGGATATCCATTgcctcaaagaaaataaattgtttcatctagctgttttgaaatacacaacaTTACTATTAACTAGTCACCCTACTATGAATAGTAGAACTTGTTCCTTCTATctaattataataatacatatattatttttttttttaagacactctcactgttgcccaggctgaagtgcagtggtatagtctcaactcactgcagcctctgcctcccaggtccaagtgattctcgtgcctcagcctcccaagtagctgggattacagacatgcaccaccattcctggctaatttttgtatttttagtagagacagggttctgccatgttggccaggctggtctcaaactcctggccttatgtaacccaccggcctcagcctcccagagtgctgggaatacaggcgtgagccactgtgccaagccctaattatatttttatatccattaaccaacctctgaggtaaagatatttattttaacttactTAGTAGTATTATCACCAGAATCATCACATACAGAAAACTTTGGGCCTAAGTTAATATAGATTCTTTTGATTTGAAACTTTGGTGCCATTACTTCAGGGCTTTTTCATGGTCATCACTGTGGCTGCTCACATTTATTAgtattcttttggttttttttttttttttttttgagacggagtctcgctctgtcacccaggctggagtgcagtggccggatctcagctcactgcaagctccgcctcccgggttcacgccattctcctgcctcagcctcccgagtagctgggactacaggcgcctgccacctcgcccggctaagtttttgtatttttagtagagacggggtttcactgtgttagccaggatggtctcgatctcctgacctcgtgatccgcccgtctcggcctcccaaagtgctgggattacaggcttgagccaccgcgcccggcctattcttttGGTTTTAAGCAACATATGACCTAATATGGCTTAATCAACACACGGTATTTATTGGCTTATATAACTAAGTAGTCCTGGGATAAATTTGACCCCAGGAGAGGCTTTATCTAAGACACAAATGATATGGCCAAAGCTccagtttgtctttttatttctcagcTCTTTCTCTTCAGTCTTTTGGGAAGCTCTTCTTTTATATCCCAAAATATGAGCTAGCAACTCCTAGGGCTATGTATTCCCTTGTTTATAAACACCAGgaaagaaatatctcaaatcCCAACAATTGAAGCTAAAGTACCTGAACTGGGCCTCTTTGGCTCTGGTTGTCCTGGTTTGAATCATGTGTTCATTGCTGAATCAGCCTGTGATCAAGGTGGGATAAATGGATTGGCTAAAACCATCTCACTCCAGAGCTCCAGATGGGTCATTCCTACCAGACTGTTTGCCTAAGGAGTTTGGTGAGCCTGCAGGCAACCTACTAATTCCCACTGTTTTCTTCCCTTCTTGACTAATGAGCaaatttgttattgttgttgttgctcaaAATTTTTGAATtggagatttgtctcttctcttagccttatttctcagTGTTCAAAAAacaactgatttaaaaaatgaatccagACTTTGAagaattgttttatattattctctctagaaaatgaatcataaaataaaatcgATGAGTGGcatctgtatatttatttaaaacactgttaataatctttgtcttttttgtcattttccttAGGTTCAAAACTGGTCAAATCAATGGTGATTTGCTGATATACCATGTCTTACTGACTTTAAAGCCATATTATGCAAAGCCATATGAAATTGTAGTGGACCTTACCCATACCGGGCCTAGCAATCGCTTTAAAACAGACTTTCTCTCTAAGTGGTTTGTTGTTTTTCCTGGCTTTGCTTACGACAACGTCTCCGCAGTCTATATCTATAACTGTAACTCCTGGGTCAGGGAGTACACCAAGTACCATGAGCGGCTGCTGACTGGCCTCAAAGGTAGCAAAAGGCTTGTTTTCATAGACTGTCCTGGGAAACTGGCTGAGCACATAGAGCATGAACAACAGAAACTACCTGCTGCCACCTTGGCTTTAGAAGAGGACCTGAAGGTATTCCACAATGCTCTCAAGCTAGCTCACAAAGATACCAAAGTTTCTATTAAAGTAAGTTTTAGTCTGTGTTTTGTAAATGATTCATTGCTTTTCTTGACTGACTAGACTATATCCTGGCCTCCCTAGGTGTCCTACCCCCATAGTGGTATATAAAATGTCACGTAAGGCcattgcagtggctcacgcctgaatccaagcactttgggatgtcaaggtgggcggatcgcctaaggtcaggagttcaagaccagcctggccaacacggtgaaaccccgtctctactaaaatacaaacattagctgggcatggtggtgggcacctgtaatctcagttacatgggaggctgaggcagaagaatcgcttgaacccgggaggtagaggttgcagtgagccaagattgtgccactgtaccccagcctgggcaacaaagggagactctgtctcaaaaaataaaaggtcatGTAAATCTAGATGTAGGAAGACCAACATTTGTGTCATCATGGAGGTCCTGTGGAGGATATGAGACGTATACATTTTATTCTAGGTTAGGCTGGAAGTAGAAGAGCGTTTTGGAGAGGGCAGTTTGTTACGTCATTCAAATCGTAGGAATGTGTGGAGAGTAGAAATTACCTAATGAGAGTTCTTCTGATTATTGCATGCTTTTTGCAGAGTGAGGAACATGAACCTTCAGGATAAAATCAGTACTTTTCtgtaagattctttttttttttatttggaatctcactctgtcgcctaggctggagtgcagtggcatgatcttggctcactgcaacctctgcctcccgggttcaagtgattctcctgcctcagtctccccagtagctgggattataggtgcccaccgccacggcaggctagtttttgtagttttagtagagacgcggttgttggccaggctggtcatgaactcctgacctcaagtgatctgcccacctcagcttcccaaagtgctgggattacaggtatgagccactgcgcccggcattcTATAAGATTCTTGaccttttcaaaaagaaaaaaattttgtaaatgtttatttcttttgagaacaTTTATCATAACAATTACTGAACCATTTGAATATACAATGGTGGGAACTCTTCCTTAAATGGCATAGtgttttggttggttggttggtttctgGAGCCttttagaattttatgtaaaataattgaaTTCTTCTCCACTTCACCCCCTCACCACCACTTTCCAGGTTGGTTCTACTGCTGTCCAAGTAACCTCAGCAGAGCGAACAAAAGTCCTAGGACAATCAGTCTTTTTAAATGACATCTATTATGCTTCGGAAATTGAAGAAATCTGCCTAGTAGATGAGAACCAGTTCACCTTAACCATTGCAAACCAGGGCACGCCGCTCACCTTCATGCACCAGGAGTGTGAAGCCattgtccagtctatcattcataTCCGGACCCGCTGGGAGCTGTCACAGCCCGACTCTATCCCACAACACACCAAGATTCGGCCAAAAGATGTCCCTGGGACACTGCTTAATATCGCATTACTTAATTTAGGCAGTTCTGACCCGAGTTTACggtaggttttttaaaaattcacttcaGTTTTATTTGGGGTTTGTTGCTTTTAAAATGAGACcatttaatgaattttaaaacagcctCTACCTTAATATTGTAAATTGGAAGGTATGCAGTGTTGGTTAACCACTGTGACATCATCAAGTTGTGGGGTATTCACATGAACTGTGGAATTCCAAACAGGGTGATTCACACTAAACCAATATATGTCCTTTCTCCAGGAAACTTTCatgtaaaacaaaatgacatagcagattttttttccccaaagtatcCTAAATTAAGTTTTTCCTCCTCTAAgtcctcaattttttttccattttcagaaGTATATCACTATTTAGTTTAAAAGTCAAGTCAGATTATCGTTTGACAAAAGGAGGCCTAATGTTTAATAACTTGGTAACAGTATTGCATACTTTCCACCTACATCACTCTTAACAAAATTcccaaaataaatcttaaatacATCATCTGAGCAGAGTGTAATTGGTTCCATTTAGGGTTAATAATTTGAATATGCATGTGGAAAGAGCATGGCTGTGGAGTGAGTAGATTTGGTTTGAACAGATATGCCACTTTCTTGCTATGTACTTTGAGAAAGATACTGAAGTTCTCAGAGAtctagtttcctcatttgtaaaataaagttaattGCCTTCCTCATATACCTACAAAAGCTTAAAAAATAGTATGTGTAGTAGTATAGCATAGCAACCTAGCGAATAGTTTATACTTGGTAAGTAGTATTTTCTTATCTTACCTTTTCCCTCCCTGCCAGCGTCTCCTTGCACCTCTCCTTTACCAAGTTAGGATAATTATTTGTCTCAAGTACCTTGAGACTTTGAAGATTTTTACTGATGTAAATTCTTCTGAAAATTTTCCCTGAGGATAACATAGCCCAGATTTTATAGTGGGCCTTTTAGGATTCCAAATTCTCCtttacttaaaaggaaaaagaaaaaaaaatcaagatttattTACTTGGACGGGCTTTAGAAATTGCAAGATTTTGTGTATGCTTTGCTTCCTTTATCTCCCCTAGGTGTCTGTGACACCTATCCTGGGTTGAGGAAGTCCAATTCTTTATAAATGTTGAAATACACAGGATAAAAGTTTTGTCAAAATTGTATAACTTAGAATTCCTGGGAATTAGTAAAAGATACAAGCTGAGCaccgtggcacacacctgtagttccagctactcaggaagctgaggcgggaggacagcttgagctcaggagttcaaggctgcagtgtgctataaTCATGTCTGTGAATAGCCaatgcacaccagcctggggaacatagtgagactctaaaatttttttaaaaaggaaaaaagatacataaacTTAGAAACAATAACACTAATATTCACATTTTAGATACATGGAGCTGTAAGCCTGCCTTTAATTTCTAATTCAAAGACCTTcactgaaaaatacaaacaaacaacctTTTAACAATTATTAGCCTGGGTAAACCTGTATTCTTCTCTAGTGACCTAAAGCAAACTCTTACAACTTCTGCTTTTTGCTGAAACATGTCATCCCAGAGAAAAAGCCTTTAGGCAGACTTAAATTCTAGTGGCTTTGTTCTCCTATATGGTTGTTGCATAAATATAGTAGCATGATAAACATTCAGACGTAAGGAAAACCTGACGTTTACTGAGCAAACTATTTCCTTTACTGGACAggggagaaaattaaaatttttaaattgagtctGAGTGTTTTAGACCGTCTCCTAAAttgcttaaatatattttcagacaTTTGTAAGTGATGTTTGGTCTCAATGAAACCTGGATATTACAGGTTTTTTTCGATATTGGTGGTTGTATATGATGTAATGAGGTCATAGAGGGAAAAATGGGAGGACTTAATTataagttaattttgtttttaaccttcAGTTTGTAGGGTAACTTTTAGGACACCCAGAAAGAAGTTCAGCAGACCCTGATTAAAGATTTTCACATTCTAATTTGATGAAGGGAAGGGCCATCTGATACCTGTCCTTACAATCCCCATTATAACTGGATCTAGTGGGAAAGGGAACCAGAATTTGAGTTTTGGCTTTACTAAAATGTATTGTGTGCCTTATTCTGACTTAATTTCTATTGATCCACCTTAGGACCATAAGTCCTTTCATATTTTGTGTCCCAGTAAGATTGATTTTAGGAAAGCCTGCACCCCGCCTCTCTGTCGTAGGAGCCTCACAGTGCTCTTATGGTTATATGAAGTGTCTCCCTTTTTATAAAATCCCTAAATGATTAAGGGGTATTTTGGTTTTACTGTGGAATTATAGCATCTTATTTCTAATTgatcataaaacttaaaaatagttgATCATACTTTGTAATAGAATCACAAATTGTATGttatgaaaacattttggaaCTATAAGGAAAAATACGTTTTAAAACAActtcatttgtgttttcttctaggtcAGCTGCCTATAATCTTCTGTGTGCCTTAACTTGtacctttaatttaaaaatcgAGGGCCAGTTACTAGAGACATCAGGTTTATGTATCCCTGCCAACAACACCCTCTTTATTGTCTCTATTAGTAAGACACTGGCAGCCAATGAGCCACACCTCACGTTAGAATTTTTGGAAGAGTGTATTTCTGGATTTAGCAAATCTAGTAAGTAatgataattttctttaataCTAATAATTATTCTAAGAGAATTCAAAGAAAACCCTTTCATTTCAGAATTTGCCAGTGAAGCCTTTCacttatatttttacttattttcctcTTCTGATTTTATATCTGTGGTACCCTGTAACTGAAGGAACTCTGAAGGAACTTTTTGGTAGACCACATTGAGAAATCCACCAAAATTCTGACAATAAAAGCAAAGTGGCAAGAGTTTGGTACTTTACACAACTCTGGACCACTACTTTTCTTCACTGTTACAGTTTAAGTAGCTTCAGCATTTCTCTTGTTTGCAGAAAAGTTCACATAAGTATCCATGTTGCCTCCTTAATTTTAGAGAActaatcattttctcttttcttcaggtTGACTTTgaacaataattttaaagtacATGTACAGTTCACGGAGAGCAAGCACAGTGGCACATAATACAGGGCCCTGAGTCAGTTCTGACTTGGTATTAACTAAGTCTCATAAATTTAACATCCACTCTTTATATTTGTCCATCTTTATATCCAATCGCTTTATAAATGTTGATCTTCTCCCAACATATTTCCTgaccttttcttccctttccttttc encodes:
- the EVI2A gene encoding protein EVI2A — protein: MPMDMEHTGHYLHLAFLMTTVFSLSPGTKANYTHLWANSTTSWDSVIQNKTGRSQNENINTNPITPEADYKGNSTNMPETSHIVSLTSKSEQELYIPSVVSNSPSTVQSIESTSKSHGEIFKKDVCAENNNNMAMLICLIIIAVLFLICTFLFLSTVVLANKVSSLRRSKQAGKRQPRSNGDFLASGLWPTESDTWKRTKQLTGPNLVMQSTGVLTATRERKDEEGTEKLTNEQMG